Proteins co-encoded in one Sinobacterium norvegicum genomic window:
- a CDS encoding HvfX family Cu-binding RiPP maturation protein, which translates to MISLIAKLYNQWRDLASSLLSPLRGLPALGLRLYLAPIFIAAGLHKLHNIEDIAAWFGNPDWGLGLPAPMLMAVLATFTELVGGLLLLVGAATRLISIPLIVTMLVAIFSVHLPNGWFAIAPSNPETSTAAILAPIGFPGAAESLTNSEQVGERLSAAKNLLREHGNYDWLTGKGGIVILNNGIEFATTYLLMLLALMQLGGGRYVSIDYWLARRFRQPES; encoded by the coding sequence ATGATCAGCCTCATTGCCAAGCTATACAATCAGTGGCGCGACCTTGCCTCATCACTACTCTCTCCCCTCAGAGGTCTGCCCGCCTTAGGCTTGCGACTCTATCTCGCCCCTATATTTATTGCCGCCGGCCTGCATAAGCTGCACAACATCGAAGACATCGCCGCCTGGTTTGGCAACCCCGACTGGGGCTTGGGTCTGCCGGCGCCGATGCTAATGGCCGTACTTGCCACTTTTACCGAATTGGTCGGCGGCCTGCTACTGTTGGTTGGTGCCGCTACACGGCTGATCAGCATACCGCTGATCGTCACGATGTTAGTCGCCATCTTTAGTGTGCACCTGCCCAATGGCTGGTTTGCCATTGCACCCAGCAACCCAGAAACCAGCACCGCTGCTATCCTCGCCCCTATCGGCTTTCCCGGTGCTGCGGAGAGCCTGACCAATAGTGAGCAAGTCGGCGAGCGTCTCAGCGCAGCCAAGAACCTGCTGCGAGAGCACGGTAACTATGATTGGCTGACCGGCAAGGGTGGCATTGTTATTCTCAACAACGGCATCGAATTCGCCACCACTTATCTATTAATGCTACTGGCGTTAATGCAGCTCGGCGGTGGCCGCTATGTCAGCATCGATTACTGGCTGGCCAGACGTTTCCGACAGCCCGAAAGTTAG
- the ychF gene encoding redox-regulated ATPase YchF: MAINCGIVGLPNVGKSTLFNALTKNGIAAENFPFCTIEPNEGTVTIPDPRQDAIAAIVNPQKCIAATMEFVDIAGLVAGASKGEGLGNKFLANIRETDAIAHVVRCFEDPNVIHVANKIDPAADIDIINTELCMADLDSLEKQVLRLRRSVKGGDKLAVSQMALIEKIIPHLEQAKPIRSLAMTDDELAVLPGLHMLTCKPTMYIANVAEDGFENNPHLDVVRAIAAAENSVVVPVCNALEADIAELDDEDDIAMFLEEMGMEEPGLNRVIRAGYELLGLQTYFTAGVKEVRAWTVPVGATAPQAAGVIHTDFERGFIRAETMAYDDFIAYNGESGCKEAGKLRAEGKEYIVKDGDLLNFLFNV; the protein is encoded by the coding sequence GGCTATTAATTGCGGCATAGTTGGTCTACCCAACGTCGGTAAATCTACCCTGTTTAACGCCTTGACCAAGAATGGTATCGCGGCGGAAAACTTCCCGTTTTGTACCATTGAACCCAACGAGGGTACGGTGACCATCCCCGATCCTCGTCAGGACGCTATTGCCGCCATTGTTAACCCGCAGAAGTGTATTGCAGCAACCATGGAGTTTGTTGATATTGCCGGTCTGGTTGCCGGTGCCTCCAAGGGTGAGGGCTTGGGTAACAAGTTTTTGGCCAATATCCGTGAAACAGATGCTATAGCTCATGTTGTACGCTGTTTTGAAGACCCGAATGTGATTCATGTTGCCAATAAAATTGATCCTGCCGCCGACATCGACATCATCAATACCGAGTTGTGTATGGCCGATTTGGACAGCCTAGAAAAACAGGTGCTACGACTCAGACGCTCGGTTAAGGGTGGTGATAAGCTGGCCGTCAGCCAGATGGCGTTGATCGAAAAAATCATCCCACACCTTGAGCAGGCCAAGCCGATTCGCTCTCTGGCGATGACTGATGATGAGTTGGCCGTGCTGCCAGGTCTGCACATGTTGACCTGCAAGCCGACCATGTATATAGCCAACGTTGCCGAAGACGGTTTTGAAAATAACCCGCACCTCGATGTTGTTCGCGCTATTGCGGCGGCAGAAAACTCGGTGGTGGTCCCGGTGTGTAATGCGCTGGAGGCCGATATTGCCGAGTTGGATGACGAGGATGACATCGCCATGTTCCTCGAGGAAATGGGTATGGAAGAGCCGGGTCTGAACCGGGTGATTCGTGCCGGTTATGAGCTGCTGGGGCTGCAAACGTATTTTACTGCAGGCGTGAAAGAAGTGCGTGCTTGGACTGTGCCAGTGGGTGCTACAGCCCCTCAGGCGGCCGGCGTTATCCACACAGACTTCGAACGTGGCTTTATCCGAGCGGAAACCATGGCCTACGATGACTTTATCGCTTATAACGGCGAGAGCGGTTGTAAGGAGGCCGGTAAGCTGCGCGCTGAGGGTAAGGAGTATATTGTTAAGGACGGTGATTTATTGAACTTCCTGTTCAACGTTTAA